AGTCGCTCTCCGTGTGCCGAAGATCAGCCATATCGCGGACACTGCATGAGGGTCATGCCGGGTTCGGCGTCGGCGAGGAGCCTCCTCCGTCGGCTCCTGGTGCGGAGCAGGGGCGGCTCGATCGGTCTACCGCCCACATCACTCGACCCCCGCTTCGTCAAGCATTCGAGAGGCCCGCCGATCCCGTCCAGCACGCCTCAGACCGGGATCAACTGCCGCACCGACGGCTATCCTCCCAGCGACTCCTGCCCCCCCGGCTCGGCGAGCTTCTGGTCGGACGGCTCGGCCTCCTTCGTCGGACGGAGATCACCGCCCGCCTCCGACGGGAACTCGTAATTGAGGATTGACTCGACGAGCAAAGTCCCGAAGGGCGGCAGGTTGCCCTCCGTCATGCCCGCATGACGCTTCAGCGTCGCCAGCAGTTCCTCCTTGCCCCGCTGGGTGGTCAGCATCTCCCGCAGCTCGGTCTCTCGCTGATGGCGATCCATGATGGGTCTCCGGGAGTTGTGGTCGCGTGATCGCAGGGCCTTTCCTCGGGTCGGGACGACCCGCAAGATCGGGGCCGGCCCATTGGTGTGGAACTGACATTGCGTCGTCAAACGCCGGCCCCGGCACGGTCACGCTCGCTTGCGGACCAGGACTGCGGCCGATCGGGCCATCGCCGCCCCTGCTCCGCCGGCGGCTCTTCGAGCCGCCTCACCCCCTACGGGATACGCGAGCGGCGGCAAGAAGCCTGTTGCCCGCATGGCAATCGGCATCTTGCTTGCAGGCCGAACTTTGGGGGTTCCGTCGCACGCTCACGACACCCTTGAGGATATCAGGACATGGCGGCCAACCCGATCAGCGACCTGATGTACGACTGGCTGACGGTCCTCCAGTCGAAAGCCGAGGGGCTCAACGCCTACGAGAAGTACATCCAGGACGCCCAGAAGGAGAACTCGCAGGAGTGCGTCGAGATGCTCCGGCGGCTGCACGAGCAGGATGCCAAGCAGGTCGAGCAGATACGCGACCACCTGGTGCAGATGCTCTCCAAGCAGCAGGGCAAGTCGAGCCGCCCCGTGGCGGCCGGGAGCATGCGGCAATCTGAAGGAGGGGGATAGTCATCATGGCCGACACCACCCGAACGATCTCGGGCTTCGCCTGGCTCATCTCCCCGTTGGGGGCCGTTCACGCCGGGCCGGCCGAGGAACCACTCGCCCCGGAGGAGGTGGTCGACGCGGGGCAGCCGGGCGATGACCTGCTGGTGATGCATCGGCTCACCGAGCGGGATCGCGGCATCCCGAACCGCCCCGAGGGGTCGGCGTTTCTGGTCATCACCGGGACGACCTCGCCACCGATCGTCCGCGAGGGCTGGCGGGTCTTGCCCGCCGACTTCTCCTCGGAGTTCGCCGTCGAAGGGGATGCGATCCGGCTGCGGCGGGGCCTGGGTGCGATCAGCGTTGCGGCCCCCGGGACCGCCCTGGAGGGCCAGAAGGTCTTGGAGTGCGAGTTCGACGTGAGGGATTGAGTCGATGCCGGCCGGATGTCGTGCCACTGCCAGTCCGGCCCCGCAGATCGATTGCACACTGAGGAACATCCCATGCTGGAGATCATCCTGCTGGTCGTCCTTGTCCTCGTCCTGTTGGGTGCCCTGCCGACCTGGCCGCACAGCCGCCAGTGGGGATACTACCCGAGCGGGATCGCGGGGACGCTCGTCCTGGTGCTCCTCGTCGTCTTGCTCTTGCGGTACGTCTGACCCCAGGCCGCATGCCGCTCGCCGGAGGCGTCGCGGGCGGAGCAGGGGCGAGGGGTTAATCACCCTGCCGGGTTCGATGCGGTCGGACGCGACCTCGGACGAGACGGCGACATTCCTTCGAGGATTTCCACATTTCTTGATTGTTTTGGATCGACCCGGAGGATATCATCCAATTGTCGGCCAGGACGCACGTCGCCAAGGCAGCTTGAGCGGGAGGGTACCATGCCGGAAACCGTTGTTCATTTCCAGATCAGGATGCCCCCATACCTGCACGAAGAACTTGCCAGCCGGGCGAAGGAGCAGAAGGCGTCCCTGAACGCCATGGTCGTCGAGATACTCCGCGAGGCGGTGGAGTGGCATAGTTCGAGCGACGGGCAATCGGACGGCAAGGCCCGGATGTGATGGTCCTGCACGCGGATCGGCGATGGGGCAGGACGCCGGTGTAGGCCCCGGACGGCCTGACGGTGACGCATTCCCCCAACCGGCTGAGACGAGTATGGTCCGCAAGTCTCGGCCCCGTGCGACTCGTCGATTCGGGTTGATGGGATGGGACGCCCGGGACGACGTGATCTTCCACGGCGTTTCGGAGGACCACTCAAGCTCAGGCGGCTCACCATGGGCGACGACACTCGCGGCCGGAAGGGGGTCGATCCGGCCCCGTCGGGGAGTTCTGCCGGCTTGCTCGGCGTCGCGGTCATTTGCATCCCTGTCGGATTTCTGGCGTTCGGATTTACCTCTTCACCCCGGACAGCTACGGAATCCTCTCCCTGCCGATTGTCCTCGTGGGCCTGATCGGCAGTCCCAATTCCCTCCGTCGCAGACGGCCGCGTCAGCGGGACGACCTTGATGCCCCCGACGCCACGTTGCCGGACCGCCCCATGAAGGTAGATGAGGTGTGAAACCGCATGAGCATCCTTGCAGCCGACCAATTGATCGGCCGTTGGAGCCCCCTGGATGCCCCCAGGACGGCCCGCGACGAGCACGGCTGCGGATTTTGCCGTCCACGCAGTACGGTATCTACAGGGCCAGCAGTGGCTCCTGCGGGTGACGTGCCGGATTGAGACGGACGATGGCCAAGATCGGGGAGTTCGCCCGCACACGAAAACGCTCGCGTCCACGCTCCGCCGGACGCGGAGCGTCGGAGCAGGGGCGGGGGAGTCCGTCCATCGCCATCCCTCCAGCGAAGTCCGCCCGGATCGCCAGCGAGTTCCCGAGTCCGTCGACTCGCCGCCACCCGGCAATCTGGCATCAAGGCCACCGGTGATCGGACTCATCGGACTCGATCCGGCTCCGGCGGCTGATCCGAATCTCCCGGCATGCACCGGCCCGCACGCTATGCTTGTCGGTCCAGGGATCGCATCCGGATCGGAGTCACCCCATGCTCTTGGCCGTGCGAGCCACCGCCACCTACGAACTGCAAGACGAGTCGTTCGCCTTCCTCATGGTCGAGCCGCCTCTGAGCGGGGCGAGACATCGGGTCGTCGAGGAGCGGCTCACGACCACCCCGACGCGATCCTGCGAACTGCGGCGTGACCTCTACGGCAACCCCCAGAGGCACCTCATCGCCCCGAAGGGGCGGTTCTCCTTCGAGTTCTCGGCCACCGTCGAGGCCGACCCGAACGCCGAACTCCCCGAACACGCCGCCGAACTTCCGCCCCACGAACTCCCGGCCGAGGCGTTGGTCTACACGCTGCCGTCCCGGTACTGCGAATCGGACCTGCTCGGCCGCATGGCCCAGACCGAGTTCGGCCGCCTCCCGCCGGGCGGAGGCCGGGTCCGGGCTGTCGCCGAGTGGGTGAGGGGGCACGTCGAGTATCGTTACGGGACTTCCGGCCCGACCACCTCGGCCCGCGACACGGCGATCCAGCGGGTGGGCGTCTGCCGCGACTTCGCCCACCTGGTCATCGCCTTCTGCCGGGCGTTGGACATCCCGGCCCGTTACGTCTCGGGGTATGCCTTGGGCCTCGAACCGCCCGATTTCCACGGCTTCGTCCAGGTCTACCTGGGCGAGGCGTGGCACAACATCGACGCGACGACGGGTTGCCTTCGCCCGGCGTTGGTCCCGATCGCCGTCGGCCGCGACGCCGCCGACGCGGCGATGATGACGCTCTGGACGCCGCACGAGGTGGTCGAGCAGGCGGTCGAGGTCCGCCGGGTCGCCGAATGACGCGGCCCGCCCGACAGGTCGGCCGGGCCGCCTCAGGGAGGCCGACTCCCATCCTCAAGCTTGACGCATCCGGAGAAGTCCTCCCACGTCCATCCCGATGGGGAATGCAGCTTCGGACCGTCGAGTCATGGACGCCCGGCAGAGCCGGGCGTGCGAGTCAGGGGCGACTCGATCGCCGTTCGCCCTCTCTCCCGGTCGATGGGCACTCTCCTCTGACGGTACGGGCGATCCCCGTTTAGCGTCGATGATGCCCGGCTACCAGATGGACGGATGCCGACCTGCCCGCTCGTGTCCGGCCGCGTCACCGACTGCCTTCCAGCCGATCTCCGCCCAGGCGGCGGCCTCGGTCGGGCCTTCGCCCCGGAGTTTCTCTCCATCCCGCTCGGCGAAGGCGACGAACCAGGGCGATCCGTCCTGGGCCATCACGCGGGCGACGGCGGTGGTCCAGCCGAGCAGGTGAAGCCCGGCACGCAGTGCCGGGATATCAATCGAGTGTCCTTCGTGCATACACATCCCTCCGAGGCTGGCTTGGAAGGACATGCATACACGTCGCGTGCCATCGCCGACGGGGCGTGCGGAGGAACGCTCATCCTCGCCCCTGCTCCGCCCTCGGCTCATCCGAGCCGACGCCTCCTCTCGGCGGAAGCCAAGCGAACGAGGAAGGACCACCTGGGTGGTGTGGCGGCCCGCTCACGTCCGATCGCCTATCCAACGGCCGGCGGTGTAGGATTCGCGTCCCGCTCGGTGCGGGCGGCGAAGTGCCGGGCGGCGAGGCCGCCGAACAGGGCCAGGAGCAGGGCGAAGAGCGAATGGCCGACACGCTCGAAGGGCTCAGAGCGGCCGACCTGCATGAGCGTCAGCGGCTTGACGAGCGACCCGTCGACGACACGCCGAATGGGCGAGCCGAAGTCGATCCAGATCGAGTCGGTGACGCCGTCCCGATCATGGTCGGTAGCCAACTGGGTGATCGTGGGTACGACCGGGACGCCGCGATGCAGGTGCTCGGCCGAGTTGGCCAGCAGCTTCTCCGTCACCAGATGCGGCCGGATCGCGGTGGCGGCGAACGGCCCGTAGCAGAGGGCCAAGTAGCCGAATCCGAACGCGGCGAATCCTGTGAAGAATGCCCGCCGCCGCCCCCGGCTGAAGGCCGCTCCCAGGGCGGTCACGCCCGAGGCGAGGATCGCCGCCGTGAAGACGAGGCTGGCGATGACTTCGTCCGCATGGCGGAGTGCCGCGAACGCGATCCCGGAGGCGGCGACGAGGGCGAGCAGGGCGGCGATCGTGAAGCGGGGTCGCATGGGGGAGCCCCCCCGACGGGATTGGGAGATGACGAATCGATGCTATCCCGGGCTCCGTCCGGGGATCAACGAAGAACTTCGTCTCGGCATGCGATTTGGATGTCCGGGCTCCTCACCCCCATCGGGGCCATCGCCCGGCCGGTTCAAGGAGCCTCGCATGCTGGAGATCATCCTGGTCGTCGTCGTGCTCTTGCGGTATATCTGACCCCAGGCCGCATGTCGCAACGCCGGGGGCGTCGCGGCGGAGCAGCGGGGGCTGATCGCAGCGAAGTCGGTCCACCCCTCACTTCTTCCCGGTCGCGTTCCACCTCGGCGGATAAAACACGAACGTGGCCAGCACGACCAGGCCGAACAGCGTGTAGGCCGTGATGAAGGCCCAGGGCGGCAGGTCGAAGAAGATCACCCGGTGCACCCAGTGCTCGATGAAGTCCGTCCCGTAGATGTCCTCCTCGCCTGCCAGGCGTCGGAGCGTCTTCTCCAGGGTCGTCAGCGGGCAGACGATGCCGAGCCACGCCTGGAGGACGACGATGCCGATCATCGCCAGGTGGACGATCCGGAACCAGAAGTTGCGTGCCCAAGGCTTTCCCATCGCCAGGCCGGTCACGATCGCCACCAGCCCGAAGACGACGAAGGCGACGTAGGAGGCGTGGGCCAGGGCCACGGCGTCCGCCGCGAGGCGATACAGGGACATGGTTGCCTCCCGCAGACGTTGACGGCCCCTGCTCCGTGGCGGCTCATCTAGCCGCCTTCTCCACGAGGGTGAGGCACTCGAAAGAGACCCCGCCGATCACGGTCGATGCGGTCGCCCCTCCACTCCGCTAGCCAATACAGAACGTCAATGGCCTGCCGTTCGACATGCGACCGGGAGATCGGGACGGAGACGCCCGGCAGAGCCGGGCTTGCGGAGCAGGGGCGGAGGCAGAAAAGGTCTGACCTGCCCCTCTATCTTCGAGTCTGGCCAAGCCAAATCTGATGGAGGGTTCCCCCGGTTGCCAGCATGACAATTCCCAGCAGCAGGCCGGCGATTACAAATCTGGAGGTGTATTGAGTGATTTGCCTGGAAAACAGGAACATGGATGAGACCGATCCAATAATCAGCAGGCCACCGCCCACCCAGCAGGTTACAATTGCGATCGTCCACTTGCCCAGCTTCCGGTCGGCCACGAAGTCCCTCCTCAACCATCAGCATGTGCGACTTTGCCAAAGTCGGTGCGTGCTCGACTTCGGTACCATTCTACCAGAAGGTCTGCCTGCTCGTCAGCCTGGCCGGCGACGATGACTTCGAGCCGAAGAACCTGCTCTCCCCCGTCATCTTCTTCATGATCGGGGCCGTCCTCGGCTCAGCGACGGCCTGCACCTTCGCCCCCGGCCGCTTCCTGAGGGGAGCGGCCTGGCGGAAGTGAATGAGGCTGATCGGCACGGAGAGCGTCGCGGTGGCCCGGCTGGTGTGCCTGGGCTTCATGCTGCTCTTCCTGGGCTTCGTCTGGATGATGGCCTGGGCCGTGTGGTCGGACTTTCAGCGGGGCATGTTGTGAGGGCCGGGAACGGCCCTGCTCCCGGCTCGCCGGCCCCAATCCCCCGGCCGTCGAAGACGGCCGCGTCAGCGGGGCGACACGATGCCGAGACGCCGCGATCCCGGATCGCCCCATGAGGACACATCAGTTGCGACGCAGCACGCCTGCGGGAACGAACGGTTCCCGGCGGTTTTCGGTAGCATCCGGACCGGCGGGCGGATCAACTCATATTCTGAGGGAACAAGCTCCCGGTCCGAATGACTGGCGGCGAGGGTTGCCACGATGGACGACAACCGCGTGCGGGGCTTCATCACGCGTGAGCGATGGCTCCTCGGCAAGACCCCCCGGGAGATGGCCCGGCTCCTGGGCTTCCACGAATCTCGAATGGCCAGGGGGGCGAAGTTCTACGCCCTGCTGGCCCTTCCCTCGAATGATCAGTTCAAGTTCGCCGGCCATACGCACTGGCCCGGCGGCACGCCCATAGGTAGTGGCGTCGACCTATGGCCCGATGCCCACGCCAAGATCGATCGACAGTGGATGCCCGACCCGGAGACGCGTGCGAAGAACAACGTCCGCCTCTCCTGGCGGCTGACCGGCCCGGAGCGGCTCATCAAGGTCGTCACGCACGTGCAGCACGACGCGAACATGGAAAGCCTCGTCCAGTATCCGCCCGGTGCCGGCATCGAGCAGTGGAAACTCCTGGCTGAGTTGCCGGCAGTCCTGGTCGTCGACCTCGGCCCCGATGATCGCTACCGGCCGTGAGCCCCGATCCGGCCCGATGGACAATCGGGGGACTCGATGACCAGGAGTCGGATTCTCTCGGGAGGATTCGACCTGGGCGAGTACGCCTGCCGCCATCCTGGCGGCGGGGCGGCGGAGCAGGGGCGACGCGAGTGACTTCATCCATCACGATGATGGGCAACCCTGGGTACCGGGCCGGCCGGCCGGGCGTATTCTCGGGTCTGGTGCCGGAGTATCACTGCTTCCTCGGATGGAGACGGCGACATGACGGGATCACGATCGTCGATGCTGATTGCGGCGGTAGGGTTCACGGGTTGGCTGACAGTCGCGGGACTCGCACCGGCGACCGAGGTCGCGGGAATCGTGACCTTCGGGGGGGAGCCTCTGGCTACTGGCAGAGTGATCTTCCACCTCGACGATGGCGAGTTCGTCGGGAGCAAAGTCAGGGACGGCAAGTACTCCGTGTCCCGAGTCCCCGCCGGCCAGTGGCGGATCACGATCGAGGGCGAATCGATCCCTCCCCGCTACTCATCCGAGGATCGATCGGGGCTCGTCGCGGCGATCAGGGAGGGCTCCAACACCATCGATCTGGATTTGGCGGGTCAGAGTCGGCCGCATCCGTCCACGGCCGGCGATCACCCCTTGGACATTAAGCCTGTCCAGGCCGACTCGCCCCTCATGCCACGCTTCCAGATATCCGCCTGGTCGCACCCGGCGGCGACCCGGAATACGGGCGGCTTCATCGCCCCCACGTACGGGGCCTACATCCTGGACACACGAAGAGGCAAGGTTTGGCTGGTCAAGGAGGGCGGGAAACCGAAGCCGCTCGGGAGCGTCGAGCAGCAAACCCCGTCCCCCTGACCCTGTGGCTTACGCCCCCGATTTCACCCGAGGGGATGTCCCGGTGGAGCGGACGGGCAACCCGATGCCCTCGACGCCGCGTGGCCGGTCCGCTTCATGAGGGTAGATATGATATGACACCGCACGAGCATCCCGATGCCATGCCGCTCGACTCGCCCGGGAAACCCATCCAGCCAGTCCACAATCGCTCGCAAGACGCACGGACGCGGATTTTGCCCACCTCGCCTTACGATGCCCTACAGGCAACGTGGTGACCTCTGGGGATGACTCCCACGCCAGGGCGACCGACGACCCGAGGTGCCCGGGTGCGGTCGGCATCGCGGGATCGTGGGCGGGTGGCCCCGACACGTTCTGTCAGAGCGTCTCAGCGGCCTCCAGTGAGCACTTGTGAACTCCAGAAGCTCTTTTCCCGGTTGGCCGCTGTGAGGGCTTGCAGGGGCTTCTGGTGACCACCACCGCCACGGGGGCGGGTTGTGCGGAGCAGGGGGCAGACGAGGCTATGCTGGTTCCGGCGGCTCGCCGGTGAACATGTATTCCTTGGCCTTCCGCTTCGTGTAGCTGAACTCCTCATTGACGCACCGGATGATCCCGTCCTTCACAAGTAAGCTGACGATCCGCGACACGGTCATCTCGGACTTGGCACCCAGCAACGCGGTGATTCGTTTACGCGGCAGGTAGAACGGCTCCGGGTCGGTGTGACGGGACAGGTGCCAGGCGATCGACGCGACGATCCTATACATTTGACCCGGATTGTTGCTCAACGGGAAGGCGTGCTCAGCGGCTTCACGCACCGCCCACGCGAAGATGTCGTCGCCCTCGGCCGTGCGGACCTTGGGCCAGCAGTCCAGGAAGGCGTACCAGTATTCCTCGACGGGTCGACCGGCACGTTCGCAGTAGGCGGCGACGGCCCTTTCAAACGGCTCCCCAAGGCCACCCGTGATCGTCCTGAGCCGACGGGCCAGGAGGAAGGTGGACTGCCAATCTGGCAGGTTTCCGTGTGAAATAGCCAACTCCACCGCCAACTCGATGGCCCTGGCCTCCAAATCGGGCGTCAGGGGTTCAAACTGCTGGACACCCCCCTCCCCCCCCTTTCCTGTGTAAAGAGTTCCTGAGTTCTCTTGTATACTCCTGATATTCTGGTTACTCGTGATGCCTCTGACTAACAAGGGAGGAGTTCGAGACGCCAACCCCTCGATCGCCCTCCGCAATGTCGACTGCCTGTAATCTTCCCTGTCTTTCCATTTTGCCCTCTTTGCCAAGTCTGACCTATTGAAAATCCGTTCGATGCGTGCCTGATCGGGACCGATCTGAGAGGCCAGTAGGCCACAGAGGGCGAGGTCTGCCTCGGAATCGGAGTCGTATCCCGTCGTATCCCCCTCCCAGAGCTTGGCGAACGTGCTCCCGAGGACTGCCGGAAGCACTTTGACCAGGCTCTCGTCGTCTGTGCGGCCCTCTGCGGGGCCGGAGACTCCCGAAAGACCCTTTTCAGGGGTTTCGCCGAACAGGCGGCTGTGGAACCCTTCTAGTGGTCGTCCGCTATTGAGTTGCCGGGTATAGTCGGTGCAGTTTGATCCGGGCATCCGCCGTGGTGAACTGCCACCGAATGCCCACCATCCGCTCGTTGCGGTCCTCCTCCCACGCCGCGACCTCCCGCTTCAGTTCCTCGCTCGACCCGATCCGCCGGTCCAGGCACTGCCTCGCCAGCACCGACAGCTCGATCTCCGCCATGTTCAGCCAACTCCCGTGCTTCGGCGTGTGGTGGATCTCCAACTTCCCGGCGATCCGACGGGCCCGCTCCGGCGGGAACGCCTCGTACAGCGAGGCGATCTTGTGCGTGTTCAGGTTGTCCATCACCAGCACGACCTTCTCCGCCTCCTCGTGCACCTCCTCCACCAGCCAACGCACCACCTCGGCGAAGTCCAACGCCGTCCGACGCTCGGTGACGTGGACCGCACGCCACCCCAGCAGCGGCATCGTCACCATGAACAGGTTGGCCGTCCCGTTGCGGACGTATTCGTGATCGAACCGCTCGAGCCGCCCTGGCGCTGCCGGGATCGGCACGACCGTCTCGCCGATCAGTTGCTTGCTCGCCTCGTCGAGGCAGACCAGCGGTCGCGTCTCGTCGTAGGGCCGGTGGTAGACCTCCAGCACGTCCTCCATCGCCGCCACGAACTCGGCGTTCGCCTCCGGCGGGATGCACCACTGCTGCTTCAGATGCGGCCTCAGTTCGCTTTTTTCAAAGAGCGGCGCACCGTCTCGTCGGAGATCGAGGGGACGATCTCCAACTCGACGAGCTTGTCGGCCAGCAATCGCATCGTCCAGGCCTTGCGGCCGTCGGGGGGCTCCGAGCAGGCCAGGGCGATCAACTTCGCCTCGGCCCGGCCGTCGAGGGCCCGCTGGCGGCTGGGACGGGCCTGCGTCTTGCGGACCAGGGCGGCCTCCAGGCCCTGCTCGACGAACCGCTGGCGGACCCGCTCGATGGTGGCGACAGAGACCTCGACGGCCTCGGCGATGCGGTCGTCGGGCCAGGCGGGCCCGCCCTCGGCGGCATCAGCCTTGAGGAGGATGCGGGCATGGGCCAGTTTCAGAGCGGAGGCCTTGCCGGCGGAGATGAGATCGAGGAGGGCCTGGCGTTCGTCGGCGGTGAGCGTCACGATGTACTTCTTCATGTCGATGCTCCTGAAGCGGTTAGGGCTCCAGGAGAACCGATTGCAGCCCATCCCTCAAGTCGTCAGTGGCCGACCACTAGGGCCTCCTGGCGAGCTTCTATCGTCGTCGGGGTGTCGGGCAGGTGGTGCCCCGTTACGGTGAAGTAGCGATCCCGGCAATAGACCTCGATGTTGCCCTTTC
This Tautonia plasticadhaerens DNA region includes the following protein-coding sequences:
- a CDS encoding IS630 family transposase (programmed frameshift), whose translation is MKKYIVTLTADERQALLDLISAGKASALKLAHARILLKADAAEGGPAWPDDRIAEAVEVSVATIERVRQRFVEQGLEAALVRKTQARPSRQRALDGRAEAKLIALACSEPPDGRKAWTMRLLADKLVELEIVPSISDETVRRSLKKGELRPHLKQQWCIPPEANAEFVAAMEDVLEVYHRPYDETRPLVCLDEASKQLIGETVVPIPAAPGRLERFDHEYVRNGTANLFMVTMPLLGWRAVHVTERRTALDFAEVVRWLVEEVHEEAEKVVLVMDNLNTHKIASLYEAFPPERARRIAGKLEIHHTPKHGSWLNMAEIELSVLARQCLDRRIGSSEELKREVAAWEEDRNERMVGIRWQFTTADARIKLHRLYPATQ
- a CDS encoding DUF3309 family protein: MLEIILLVVLVLVLLGALPTWPHSRQWGYYPSGIAGTLVLVLLVVLLLRYV
- a CDS encoding phage NrS-1 polymerase family protein yields the protein MPGSNCTDYTRQLNSGRPLEGFHSRLFGETPEKGLSGVSGPAEGRTDDESLVKVLPAVLGSTFAKLWEGDTTGYDSDSEADLALCGLLASQIGPDQARIERIFNRSDLAKRAKWKDREDYRQSTLRRAIEGLASRTPPLLVRGITSNQNIRSIQENSGTLYTGKGGEGGVQQFEPLTPDLEARAIELAVELAISHGNLPDWQSTFLLARRLRTITGGLGEPFERAVAAYCERAGRPVEEYWYAFLDCWPKVRTAEGDDIFAWAVREAAEHAFPLSNNPGQMYRIVASIAWHLSRHTDPEPFYLPRKRITALLGAKSEMTVSRIVSLLVKDGIIRCVNEEFSYTKRKAKEYMFTGEPPEPA
- a CDS encoding toxin-antitoxin system HicB family antitoxin, which translates into the protein MPETVVHFQIRMPPYLHEELASRAKEQKASLNAMVVEILREAVEWHSSSDGQSDGKARM
- a CDS encoding transglutaminase-like domain-containing protein, coding for MLLAVRATATYELQDESFAFLMVEPPLSGARHRVVEERLTTTPTRSCELRRDLYGNPQRHLIAPKGRFSFEFSATVEADPNAELPEHAAELPPHELPAEALVYTLPSRYCESDLLGRMAQTEFGRLPPGGGRVRAVAEWVRGHVEYRYGTSGPTTSARDTAIQRVGVCRDFAHLVIAFCRALDIPARYVSGYALGLEPPDFHGFVQVYLGEAWHNIDATTGCLRPALVPIAVGRDAADAAMMTLWTPHEVVEQAVEVRRVAE
- a CDS encoding DUF2784 domain-containing protein yields the protein MSLYRLAADAVALAHASYVAFVVFGLVAIVTGLAMGKPWARNFWFRIVHLAMIGIVVLQAWLGIVCPLTTLEKTLRRLAGEEDIYGTDFIEHWVHRVIFFDLPPWAFITAYTLFGLVVLATFVFYPPRWNATGKK